From a single Pseudophryne corroboree isolate aPseCor3 chromosome 6, aPseCor3.hap2, whole genome shotgun sequence genomic region:
- the LOC134934214 gene encoding homeobox protein siamois-like has product MDRDPELDQVLCNALSLQEDYPDMYLSPNNQEKSPTTTGAHTEPLSGTEMQIPLKDPNILQDTLLELYSMLGIPNEAPVSRTMSRPIKQGKSGPSKGSQEELPLTSPHVNKLEGPFVEEELESSKKTKDEEDDRLPSTSGQKHRKRTLYNKQQTLFLQKQFDFNPYPDYVSRCCFAQVTRIPEPRIQVWFQNRRARYLTKPPKCQQTEDGRGVGGKPLFVRGGPS; this is encoded by the exons ATGGACAGAGACCCTGAGTTGGACCAAGTTCTCTGCAATGCACTCTCTCTACAAGAAGACTACCCAGACATGTATCTTTCACCAAACAACCAGGAGAAGTCCcctacaactactggggcacatacTGAGCCTTTATCAGGCACGGAAATGCAGATACCACTTAAGGATCCAAATATACTTCAAGATACCCTGCTCGAGCTTTACTCCATGCTGGGCATCCCAAATGAAGCTCCAGTCAGCAGAACGATGAGCAGACCCATCAAGCAAGGAAAGTCTGGGCCATCCAAGGGCAGTCAGGAAGAGCTCCCTCTCACCAGTCCCCATGTGAATAAACTTGAAG GTCCCTTTGTAGAAGAGGAACTGGAAAGTTCTAAGAAGACCAAAGATGAGGAAGATGATAGGCTTCCATCAACCTCAGGTCAGAAGCACAGAAAGAGAACCTTATATAACAAACAACAAACCCTTTTCCTCCAGAAACAATTTGACTTTAATCCATACCCAGACTATGTGAGCAGGTGCTGCTTTGCCCAGGTTACCAGGATCCCAGAGCCCCGTATTCAG GTCTGGTTTCAGAATCGTAGAGCAAGATACCTTACTAAACCGCCCAAATGCCAACAAACTGAGGATGGAAGAGGTGTTGGAGGAAAGCCATTATTTGTACGCGGGGGTCCGTCATAG